A portion of the Luteolibacter sp. Y139 genome contains these proteins:
- a CDS encoding endonuclease/exonuclease/phosphatase family protein gives MISRITARVRWLRRVLNRTRLASRLLGVRRPSGEAEHPGLIILQIDGLSRNQFERAIADGNLPFLAKLMRRGHFTLENFYSGVPSTTPAVQGEIFYGVRAAVPGFQFLHRASGQVMRMYEAESAAVIEDELCRRGEKPLLEGGCGYSNIYRAGSTLSRYCSQDLASAEIIRRVNPLKWLILGVVYLPKILRMAGLAVLEFVIALADAVKGLYERENVLTELFFVPARVVVCILLREAIRFRILLDIERGAPVIHGNFLGYDEQSHRRGPGSAFAHWTLKGIDSAIRDIFRAGDHSDYRDYEVIVHSDHGQEHTIPYERKHGRDLHAAVTEVFSTGSLAGVEVWSRRPAELLGNTVGRFRNLVGMQSEGVEDGSPHPERQIIVTAMGPVGHLYLPQDPGAAELEKYALDLVKAAGIPLVLLPQPDGGVKAFNGRGEWSLPGDADKVLGASHPFLEEVTRDLVTLCFHPNAGDIVISGWDPEGQPLSFPMENGAHCGPGFEETRGFLLVPDRIRRWHHARMPATGTRVRGEDLRRIALHFLGRDGTREERVAERLRTGRELPLRVMTYNIHSCVGLDGKIRPERVARVINHFDPDIIAVQEVDCHRLRSRGLDQAQLIADHLRMTHVFHAMFEEQSERYGIALFSRHPFTKIRADFLTEADPRVFREARGAIWVKVEPEGGKPFHFINTHFGLGRNERMRQAEELVSERWLGSVPPDQPVVIAGDFNSGPRSRALQPLRQRFRDVQLAAPGHVPVPTFSSLCPVVRIDHVFVSEHFAVEGVDQPLSPVARIASDHLPLCAELILR, from the coding sequence CCAAGCTCATGCGTCGCGGGCATTTCACGCTGGAGAATTTCTATTCGGGCGTGCCGTCCACGACGCCCGCGGTGCAGGGCGAGATCTTCTATGGCGTGCGCGCGGCCGTTCCCGGATTTCAATTCCTTCATCGGGCCAGCGGACAAGTAATGCGCATGTATGAGGCCGAGTCCGCGGCGGTGATCGAGGACGAGCTCTGCCGACGTGGTGAAAAGCCGTTGTTAGAAGGTGGCTGCGGCTACTCCAACATCTATCGCGCTGGCTCCACCCTCTCCCGCTACTGTTCCCAGGATCTGGCGTCAGCGGAGATCATCCGGCGGGTGAATCCGCTGAAGTGGCTAATCCTCGGTGTGGTGTATTTGCCGAAGATCCTGCGGATGGCGGGGCTTGCAGTGCTTGAATTCGTCATCGCCCTCGCGGACGCGGTCAAGGGGCTGTATGAGCGCGAGAATGTACTAACGGAGCTGTTCTTCGTGCCGGCGCGGGTGGTGGTCTGCATCCTCCTGCGGGAAGCGATCCGTTTCCGGATACTATTGGACATCGAACGGGGGGCGCCGGTGATTCATGGCAATTTCCTCGGCTATGATGAGCAGTCCCACCGTCGCGGACCCGGGTCTGCCTTCGCGCACTGGACGCTCAAGGGAATCGACAGTGCCATCCGGGACATCTTTCGCGCAGGCGATCATTCGGACTATCGGGACTACGAGGTGATCGTTCACTCCGATCATGGGCAGGAGCATACGATTCCCTACGAGCGGAAACATGGGCGCGACCTTCACGCTGCTGTCACCGAGGTGTTCTCCACAGGTTCCTTGGCAGGCGTAGAGGTGTGGTCGCGGCGTCCGGCGGAGCTGTTAGGCAATACTGTGGGGCGCTTTCGCAACCTGGTGGGCATGCAGTCGGAAGGGGTCGAGGATGGTAGTCCTCATCCAGAGCGGCAGATCATCGTCACGGCCATGGGTCCGGTGGGACACCTCTATCTGCCGCAAGATCCGGGAGCCGCAGAACTTGAAAAGTATGCACTGGATTTGGTAAAGGCGGCAGGCATTCCGCTGGTGCTGCTACCTCAGCCGGATGGAGGTGTGAAGGCGTTCAATGGGAGAGGCGAGTGGTCGCTGCCCGGGGATGCGGACAAGGTGCTGGGAGCGTCGCATCCTTTCCTCGAGGAGGTCACGCGAGACCTGGTGACCTTGTGCTTTCATCCGAATGCCGGCGACATCGTCATCTCGGGGTGGGATCCCGAGGGGCAGCCGCTCAGCTTTCCCATGGAGAACGGCGCGCATTGTGGGCCGGGATTCGAGGAGACCCGGGGCTTCCTGCTGGTGCCAGACCGGATCCGACGGTGGCATCATGCGCGGATGCCGGCGACTGGCACCCGGGTTCGCGGCGAGGACCTGCGCCGAATCGCGCTGCATTTTCTGGGGAGGGATGGCACGCGGGAGGAACGGGTGGCAGAACGTCTCCGGACCGGGCGAGAATTGCCGCTTCGGGTGATGACCTACAATATCCACAGCTGTGTCGGTCTCGATGGAAAGATTCGCCCGGAACGTGTGGCGCGGGTGATCAATCATTTCGATCCGGACATCATTGCGGTGCAGGAAGTGGATTGCCATCGCCTGCGCAGCCGAGGACTCGACCAGGCCCAGCTCATCGCCGATCACCTGCGCATGACGCACGTCTTCCATGCGATGTTCGAGGAGCAGAGCGAGCGCTACGGCATCGCTCTTTTTTCCCGGCATCCTTTCACGAAGATCCGGGCCGACTTTCTAACAGAAGCGGACCCGAGAGTCTTTCGGGAGGCGCGTGGGGCGATCTGGGTGAAAGTCGAGCCCGAAGGGGGGAAGCCGTTCCATTTCATCAACACTCACTTCGGTCTGGGGCGCAATGAACGGATGCGGCAAGCGGAGGAATTGGTGAGCGAGCGGTGGCTGGGTTCGGTGCCTCCGGACCAGCCGGTGGTGATTGCCGGCGACTTCAATTCTGGTCCGCGCTCCCGAGCGCTCCAGCCGCTGCGCCAGCGCTTCCGCGATGTGCAGCTCGCCGCTCCCGGGCATGTGCCAGTTCCGACCTTTTCATCACTATGCCCGGTGGTCCGCATCGATCATGTGTTCGTCAGCGAGCACTTCGCGGTCGAGGGAGTGGACCAGCCGTTGTCACCGGTGGCGCGGATTGCGTCCGACCACCTACCGCTTTGTGCGGAACTCATACTGCGATGA